Proteins from a single region of Amycolatopsis sp. CA-230715:
- a CDS encoding acyltransferase: MFFDDERSNRLRPQILTELVGEYMNDAERAKLYGLPESTRIRQRAKIVSPENLKIGEHCWIGEGAVLDASGGLEIGEHTSIGLNTLVFTHSSWLANMTLQNHSGSDLIERKPVRIGKGCFIGGLVVIMAGVTIGDFATVQPNSVVAKDVPARSLVAGNPARVFQRYDEEYIASEVDRVRTENERRRALAEERGDAPSWGAPAGEFTPES, from the coding sequence ATGTTCTTCGACGACGAGCGCAGCAACCGCCTGCGCCCGCAGATCCTGACCGAACTGGTCGGGGAGTACATGAACGACGCCGAGCGGGCCAAGCTGTACGGCCTGCCGGAGAGCACCCGGATCCGCCAGCGCGCGAAGATCGTCAGCCCGGAGAACCTGAAGATCGGCGAGCACTGCTGGATTGGCGAGGGCGCGGTGCTCGACGCGAGCGGCGGGCTGGAGATCGGCGAGCACACCAGCATCGGGCTGAACACGCTGGTGTTCACGCATTCGAGCTGGCTGGCGAACATGACGCTGCAGAACCACTCCGGCAGCGACCTGATCGAGCGCAAACCGGTGCGGATCGGCAAGGGCTGCTTCATCGGCGGGCTCGTGGTGATCATGGCGGGCGTGACGATCGGCGATTTCGCCACCGTGCAGCCGAACTCCGTGGTGGCCAAGGACGTCCCGGCGCGCTCGCTGGTGGCGGGCAACCCGGCGCGGGTGTTCCAGCGCTACGACGAGGAGTACATCGCCTCGGAGGTGGACCGCGTGCGCACGGAGAACGAACGCAGGCGCGCGCTGGCGGAAGAACGCGGCGACGCCCCGTCCTGGGGTGCTCCCGCGGGCGAGTTCACCCCGGAATCCTGA
- a CDS encoding glycosyltransferase family 4 protein — protein sequence MRIVVVNNFFPPRVGGSAHMSASLAEQYAANGHEVLAVTAAYGDAPAEEEKHGYRVVRLPAMKMPQIGLSIDFDMTFSSVRPGNWRKLRKLLDEFKPDAVHLHGQFFDLSWMAGLYARRRNIPVVLTIHTLLISEKKLYGAVFRFLDACLVRPILGYIKPRYVILDKLGVDYCVERYKTSDANSDYYPIAVDTEHFEKPLTKDVRAENEIGDAPLIVSLGHVIPLRNRLPLVEAMPGILEKHPDTKVVVVGRVYHDAFLKRAEELGVKDAFIVKGAVPKDDVPAYFDAADIVTHDLNGGCGTASLEAMLSGTATIASAALDNYPGIELRNGENILFVPPDDPAAVRETVVELLDDPAKREAIAKRQSAMVRDNFGLDVVAGEHLRTFEKLVAEKAGKDG from the coding sequence ATGCGGATCGTGGTCGTGAACAACTTCTTCCCGCCCCGGGTGGGGGGAAGTGCGCACATGTCGGCCTCGCTCGCCGAGCAGTACGCGGCGAACGGGCATGAGGTACTGGCCGTCACGGCGGCCTACGGGGACGCCCCCGCCGAGGAGGAAAAGCACGGGTACCGCGTGGTGCGGCTGCCCGCGATGAAGATGCCGCAGATCGGCCTGTCGATCGACTTCGACATGACGTTCTCGTCGGTGCGGCCGGGAAACTGGCGCAAGCTGCGCAAGCTCCTCGACGAGTTCAAGCCGGACGCGGTGCACCTGCACGGGCAGTTCTTCGACCTGTCGTGGATGGCGGGCCTCTACGCCCGGCGTCGCAACATCCCCGTCGTGCTGACCATCCACACCCTGCTGATCAGCGAGAAGAAGCTGTACGGCGCGGTGTTCCGGTTCCTCGACGCGTGCCTGGTGCGGCCGATCCTCGGCTACATCAAGCCGCGCTACGTCATCCTCGACAAGCTCGGCGTCGACTACTGCGTCGAGCGGTACAAGACGAGCGACGCGAACTCGGACTACTACCCGATCGCGGTCGACACCGAGCACTTCGAGAAGCCGCTGACGAAGGACGTGCGCGCGGAGAACGAGATCGGCGACGCGCCGCTCATCGTCTCGCTCGGGCACGTCATCCCGCTGCGCAACCGGCTGCCGCTGGTGGAAGCCATGCCGGGGATCCTGGAAAAGCACCCGGACACCAAGGTCGTCGTCGTCGGCCGCGTCTACCACGACGCGTTCCTCAAGCGCGCCGAAGAACTCGGCGTGAAGGACGCGTTCATCGTGAAGGGCGCGGTGCCGAAGGACGACGTGCCCGCCTACTTCGACGCCGCGGACATCGTCACCCACGACCTCAACGGCGGCTGCGGCACCGCGTCGCTGGAGGCCATGCTGTCCGGCACGGCGACCATCGCGTCCGCCGCGCTGGACAACTACCCCGGGATCGAGCTGCGCAACGGCGAGAACATCCTGTTCGTGCCGCCGGACGACCCGGCCGCGGTCCGCGAGACCGTCGTCGAGCTGCTGGACGACCCGGCGAAGCGCGAAGCGATCGCCAAGCGTCAGAGCGCGATGGTCCGCGACAACTTCGGGCTCGACGTCGTCGCGGGCGAGCACCTGCGCACCTTCGAGAAGCTGGTCGCCGAAAAGGCGGGGAAAGACGGCTGA
- a CDS encoding NAD-dependent epimerase/dehydratase family protein, with translation MSDKKVFFTGGAGFIASHTIPILLERGYSVRIFDNMGRGDRDLVNEWIKTGKVELVEKDVRYGGAVREAIRGCTHAIHFATVSINKSIADPHESIDINMTGNHNVFAAAADEGVERLVFASTASVYGDPKRLPMHEDDELRPLTPYCISKRAGEDLLGFYQRQKGLSWNALRFFNVYGPGQKIEAYYTSVINHFIQRLRAGQPPVIDGKGEQSMDFIHVTDLAKSVVAALESEQANLPINIGTGVDTSIAALAKILIQAVGVDVEPQFNPRDVLVSRRAADITRAREVLGWEPEITVEQGMTDLVKASA, from the coding sequence ATGTCCGACAAGAAGGTCTTCTTCACCGGCGGCGCGGGCTTCATCGCCTCGCACACCATCCCGATCCTGCTCGAGCGCGGCTACTCCGTCCGCATCTTCGACAACATGGGCCGCGGCGACCGCGACCTGGTCAACGAGTGGATCAAGACCGGCAAGGTCGAGCTGGTGGAGAAGGACGTGCGCTACGGCGGCGCGGTCCGCGAGGCCATCCGCGGCTGCACCCACGCCATCCACTTCGCCACGGTGTCGATCAACAAGTCGATCGCGGACCCGCACGAGTCCATCGACATCAACATGACCGGGAACCACAACGTCTTCGCCGCCGCCGCGGACGAGGGCGTCGAGCGGCTCGTGTTCGCCTCCACCGCCTCGGTGTACGGCGACCCGAAGCGCCTGCCGATGCACGAGGACGACGAGCTGCGCCCGCTCACCCCGTACTGCATCTCCAAGCGCGCCGGCGAGGACCTGCTCGGCTTCTACCAGCGCCAGAAGGGCCTGTCCTGGAACGCGCTGCGCTTCTTCAACGTGTACGGGCCCGGCCAGAAGATCGAGGCCTACTACACCTCGGTGATCAACCACTTCATCCAGCGCCTGCGCGCGGGCCAGCCGCCGGTCATCGACGGCAAGGGCGAGCAGTCGATGGACTTCATCCACGTCACCGACCTCGCGAAGTCGGTCGTCGCGGCGCTCGAGTCGGAGCAGGCGAACCTGCCGATCAACATCGGCACCGGCGTGGACACCTCGATCGCCGCGCTGGCGAAGATCCTGATCCAGGCGGTCGGCGTGGACGTCGAGCCGCAGTTCAACCCGCGTGACGTGCTCGTGTCCCGTCGTGCGGCCGACATCACCCGTGCCAGGGAGGTCCTCGGCTGGGAGCCGGAGATCACCGTCGAGCAGGGCATGACCGACCTGGTCAAGGCGTCTGCCTGA
- a CDS encoding DegT/DnrJ/EryC1/StrS family aminotransferase, producing the protein MSDTPATIALGQPTVGEEELAAVAEVFRSGWLAGAGPTCRKFEERFAATVGTRHALTTSNCGSALYLGLRVLGVKPGDEVIVGDYTFPATGHAVLQAGAKPVFADIRPDIWSADPKHVESLITPKTVGILAVDVAGQPGDFDEYRAIADKHGLWLFEDAACSAGATYQTRPAGSLGDLAAFSFHGRKGITAGEGGALVSDREDLIAHARKLHTYGIEPAIAREGSDELPIPTFHEAGYNFRLSDVQAAIMNVQLDRLPDLLAARRSVAKRYTEAFDGLDGIEVPVALADREHPWQAYILTIAPELSRGKFAVKLRERGIQCNFGTYASHLQPVYGEQAPLPVSADVFARHLAVPMHANLTDTEVDRVAEGVRAVLAELS; encoded by the coding sequence ATGTCTGACACTCCGGCCACGATCGCCCTCGGCCAGCCCACCGTCGGTGAAGAAGAGCTCGCGGCGGTCGCGGAGGTGTTCCGGTCGGGGTGGCTCGCCGGCGCCGGTCCGACCTGCCGCAAGTTCGAGGAGCGGTTCGCCGCCACCGTCGGCACGCGGCACGCGCTGACCACCAGCAACTGCGGCTCCGCGCTCTATCTCGGCCTCCGCGTCCTCGGCGTCAAGCCGGGCGACGAGGTGATCGTCGGCGACTACACCTTCCCGGCGACCGGGCACGCGGTGCTCCAGGCGGGCGCGAAGCCGGTGTTCGCGGACATCCGCCCCGACATCTGGAGCGCCGACCCGAAGCACGTCGAATCGCTCATCACGCCGAAGACCGTCGGCATCCTCGCGGTCGACGTCGCGGGCCAGCCCGGTGACTTCGACGAGTACCGCGCGATCGCCGACAAGCACGGCCTGTGGCTGTTCGAGGACGCCGCCTGCTCCGCGGGCGCGACCTACCAGACTCGCCCGGCGGGCAGCCTCGGCGACCTCGCCGCGTTCTCCTTCCACGGCCGCAAGGGCATCACCGCGGGCGAAGGTGGCGCGCTGGTGTCCGACCGCGAGGACCTCATCGCGCACGCCCGCAAGCTGCACACCTACGGCATCGAGCCCGCGATCGCCCGCGAAGGCAGCGACGAACTGCCCATCCCGACGTTCCACGAGGCCGGGTACAACTTCCGCCTCTCCGACGTGCAGGCCGCGATCATGAACGTGCAGCTCGACCGGCTGCCGGACCTGCTCGCCGCGCGCCGCTCGGTCGCCAAGCGCTACACCGAGGCGTTCGACGGCCTCGACGGCATCGAGGTGCCGGTCGCGCTGGCGGACCGCGAGCACCCGTGGCAGGCCTACATCCTGACGATCGCGCCGGAGCTCAGCCGCGGCAAGTTCGCGGTCAAGCTGCGCGAGCGCGGTATCCAGTGCAACTTCGGCACCTACGCCTCGCACCTGCAGCCGGTCTACGGCGAGCAGGCGCCGCTGCCGGTGTCCGCCGACGTGTTCGCCCGCCACCTCGCGGTGCCGATGCACGCCAACCTGACCGACACCGAAGTGGACCGGGTCGCCGAAGGCGTCCGCGCGGTCCTGGCCGAACTGTCCTGA
- a CDS encoding BTAD domain-containing putative transcriptional regulator, with translation MRFAILGPVQATRADGSDVPLGGPRGRALLTLLALDAGRIVPAERLIDGLYGEQPPDGAANALQSQVSRLRANLGVTIEHHSAGYRLALADEDRVDAREFAKLAADGKSALAAGEHGEAARLLGEALALWRGRALSDVPSAEAQATRLEEERLAVTEDHIEAALRTGEHEALLPALRELASEHPLRERFHAQLVRALHASGKQAEALTAFETARHTLADELGADPSPELAAAHLAVLTGEQPRVTARHGLPAQLTSFVGRQDDLDGIEAQLTGHRLVTLTGPGGAGKTRLALETAARSAHDVHLVQFAPLTDGEDVPQTVLTALGLRDTDASGRTTTPPADRLVAALADRPVLLVFDNCEHVIDDAAALAARLLAACPRLRLLATSREPLGITGEDLVAVSRLAVPPPGTPPERALDFPAVRLFADRAAAGGRDLVLDAGTAEHVRRICAALDGLPLAIELAAARVRTLPIEEVSARLDDRFGLFAKGSRTADARHRGLRAVVEWSWDLLDDDERGLATRLSVFAGSATIATVAEVSGLPSALELLTGLVDKSFAEISGDRYRMLETIKAFCADRLAEAGETERFHRAHAEYYLALATEVGRHVLTADQLGALAKLDAEHDELLGALRWAIDADHELALRLIGALSAYWLLRGKRFEGSALSRELAARLAPEQPEDLHEEHLLCLLHAVHGVRDTEAIRARIDAVSSGSRERLPSRWPVLSVLNAMFAGPPPDARYDDYVDTSQIPADDAWGWALVCVGEGLTRLYHGKPADAIGLLTDGLARFRALGERWGLSITLTHLAQIVSWQGDQDRALALLDEAIELTGLLGSMEETADLVRQRADCVLRLGDRAGARAGYQRAVDFAGRSGALDKLAETHLALANLHRLEGDHAEATRLCALVLEECPAAGFSTDELPARAHHTMGRIGIAEGRLAEATALIGRAVEVARRTDSAELSACTIEALAEIALAEGDSARAARLLGAAVSVRGMSIDGDPDIARVTAATRDALGDAFDAEYANGRALRSQEVLTLPAGTR, from the coding sequence ATGCGGTTCGCCATCCTCGGCCCGGTGCAGGCCACACGGGCCGATGGGAGCGATGTCCCCCTCGGCGGCCCGCGCGGGCGCGCGCTGCTCACGCTGCTCGCCCTCGACGCCGGACGGATCGTCCCGGCCGAACGGCTCATCGACGGCCTCTACGGCGAGCAGCCGCCCGACGGCGCCGCGAACGCGCTCCAGTCACAGGTGTCGAGGCTGCGCGCGAACCTCGGGGTCACGATCGAACACCACTCCGCCGGGTACCGGCTGGCGCTGGCCGACGAAGACCGCGTGGACGCGCGCGAGTTCGCGAAACTCGCGGCCGACGGCAAAAGCGCGCTCGCGGCTGGAGAGCACGGTGAGGCCGCCCGCCTGCTCGGCGAGGCGCTCGCGCTGTGGCGAGGACGTGCGCTTTCCGACGTGCCCTCGGCCGAAGCGCAGGCCACCCGCCTCGAAGAGGAACGCCTCGCCGTCACCGAGGACCACATCGAGGCCGCGCTGCGTACCGGCGAGCACGAAGCGCTGCTCCCCGCGCTGCGAGAGCTCGCGAGCGAACACCCGCTGCGTGAGCGTTTTCACGCCCAGCTCGTCCGCGCGCTGCACGCGAGCGGGAAGCAGGCGGAGGCGCTCACCGCGTTCGAGACCGCGCGCCACACGCTCGCCGACGAACTCGGCGCGGATCCGTCGCCCGAGCTGGCGGCCGCCCACCTCGCCGTGCTCACCGGCGAGCAGCCGCGCGTGACGGCACGGCACGGGCTGCCCGCGCAGCTCACCAGCTTCGTCGGCAGGCAGGACGACCTCGACGGGATCGAAGCGCAGCTCACCGGCCACCGGCTCGTCACGCTGACCGGGCCGGGCGGCGCGGGAAAGACCCGGCTCGCGCTCGAAACCGCCGCGCGCTCGGCGCACGACGTCCACCTGGTGCAGTTCGCGCCGCTGACCGACGGCGAGGATGTGCCGCAGACCGTGCTGACCGCGCTCGGCCTGCGCGACACCGACGCCAGCGGCCGCACCACCACCCCGCCAGCGGACCGGCTCGTCGCCGCGCTCGCCGACCGGCCGGTGCTGCTCGTGTTCGACAACTGCGAGCACGTCATCGACGACGCGGCGGCGCTCGCGGCGAGGCTGCTGGCCGCCTGCCCGCGCCTGCGGCTGCTCGCCACCAGCCGGGAACCGCTCGGCATCACCGGCGAGGACCTGGTGGCCGTCTCGCGACTCGCGGTGCCGCCGCCGGGCACCCCGCCCGAGCGGGCGCTCGACTTCCCCGCCGTGCGCCTGTTCGCCGACCGCGCGGCCGCCGGTGGCCGCGATCTGGTGCTGGACGCCGGAACCGCCGAGCACGTCCGCCGCATCTGCGCCGCGCTCGACGGGCTGCCCCTGGCCATCGAACTGGCCGCCGCGCGGGTCCGCACGCTACCGATCGAGGAGGTTTCCGCCCGCCTCGACGACCGGTTCGGCCTGTTCGCCAAGGGCAGCCGCACCGCGGACGCGCGCCACCGCGGGCTGCGCGCCGTCGTCGAATGGAGCTGGGACCTCCTCGACGACGACGAACGCGGGCTCGCGACGCGGCTCTCGGTGTTCGCCGGCAGCGCGACGATCGCCACCGTCGCCGAGGTCAGCGGCCTGCCGTCGGCGCTCGAACTGCTGACGGGGCTCGTCGACAAGTCGTTCGCCGAGATCAGCGGCGACCGGTACCGCATGCTCGAAACGATCAAGGCGTTCTGCGCCGACCGCCTCGCGGAAGCGGGCGAGACCGAGCGGTTCCACCGCGCGCACGCCGAGTACTACCTCGCGCTGGCCACCGAAGTGGGCCGCCACGTCCTGACCGCCGACCAGCTCGGCGCGCTGGCGAAGCTCGACGCCGAGCACGACGAACTGCTCGGCGCGCTGCGCTGGGCGATCGACGCCGACCACGAGCTCGCGCTGCGGCTGATCGGCGCGCTTTCCGCGTACTGGCTGTTGCGCGGCAAGCGGTTCGAGGGGTCCGCGCTGAGCCGGGAGCTGGCCGCGCGGCTGGCCCCGGAACAACCCGAGGACCTGCACGAGGAACACCTGCTGTGCCTGCTGCACGCGGTGCACGGGGTGCGCGACACCGAAGCGATCCGCGCGCGGATCGACGCGGTCAGCTCCGGCAGCAGGGAGCGGCTGCCGTCCCGTTGGCCGGTGCTGAGCGTGCTGAACGCCATGTTCGCGGGCCCGCCGCCGGACGCCCGGTACGACGACTACGTCGATACGAGCCAAATTCCCGCCGACGACGCGTGGGGCTGGGCACTCGTCTGCGTCGGCGAGGGCCTGACCCGGCTCTACCACGGCAAACCCGCCGACGCGATCGGCCTGCTGACCGACGGGCTCGCCCGCTTCCGCGCGCTCGGCGAGCGGTGGGGGTTGTCGATCACGCTGACGCACCTCGCCCAAATCGTTTCGTGGCAAGGAGATCAGGACCGGGCCCTCGCCCTGCTCGACGAAGCGATCGAGCTGACCGGCCTGCTCGGCTCGATGGAGGAGACCGCGGACCTGGTCCGGCAGCGCGCCGACTGCGTGCTGCGCCTCGGCGACCGCGCCGGTGCCCGCGCGGGCTATCAGCGCGCGGTCGACTTCGCCGGGCGCAGCGGCGCGCTCGACAAGCTCGCCGAAACCCATCTGGCACTGGCGAACCTGCACCGGCTCGAAGGCGACCACGCCGAGGCGACCCGGTTGTGCGCGCTGGTGCTGGAGGAATGCCCCGCCGCCGGGTTCTCCACCGACGAACTGCCCGCGCGGGCCCACCACACGATGGGCAGGATCGGCATCGCCGAAGGCAGGCTCGCCGAGGCGACCGCGTTGATCGGGCGGGCGGTCGAGGTCGCGCGCCGCACCGACAGCGCGGAACTCAGCGCGTGCACGATCGAAGCGCTCGCCGAAATCGCGCTCGCCGAAGGGGATTCCGCACGGGCGGCGCGCCTGCTCGGCGCGGCCGTGTCGGTACGCGGGATGTCCATCGACGGCGATCCCGACATCGCCCGCGTCACCGCCGCGACGCGCGATGCACTCGGTGACGCCTTCGACGCGGAGTACGCGAACGGCCGCGCGCTGCGGTCGCAGGAGGTGCTGACGCTGCCAGCCGGGACGCGGTAA
- a CDS encoding C45 family peptidase codes for MTHTSTVVAGGDHEFMTVRHLVAEGDQVSIGHAIGQEARARADWAPTTIDPRVGRARRVWFERNWRAHYTRLSGIAAAYGIDPERDDLSFDGIDSLPAGSGCSAVAVPASSTVDGHGLTGRNYDFFTSSFEDLIAEFGGGEPAANSAPPMASRPYVLTTRPQHGLASTVVTMGDLDGATEGINEAGLVVALLLADVTGVEPPSATTPLAGLGVMQVPRYLLDTCEDVEQAEIALRTAKLYDHGVGIHYLVADASGRSFVWERGARDAEYVLTGDGPLCVTNHPLHRYPDVADLPADTDESMHTYERARTLTKNTGDGAVSGASLRAAMDSVAMPATPGAPWRTLWRSVFDHDARTMSTRFYLGDSSDETARYSEEVSFRP; via the coding sequence ATGACGCACACCAGCACGGTCGTCGCGGGCGGCGACCACGAGTTCATGACCGTCCGCCATCTCGTCGCCGAAGGCGACCAGGTCAGCATCGGGCACGCGATCGGCCAGGAAGCGCGCGCCCGCGCCGACTGGGCGCCGACCACCATCGATCCGCGCGTCGGCAGGGCGCGCCGCGTGTGGTTCGAACGGAACTGGCGGGCGCACTACACCAGGCTGTCCGGGATCGCGGCCGCCTACGGGATCGACCCCGAGCGCGACGACCTCAGCTTCGACGGGATCGACAGCCTGCCAGCGGGTTCCGGCTGCTCCGCGGTCGCCGTGCCCGCTTCGTCCACTGTGGACGGTCACGGGCTGACCGGCCGGAACTACGACTTCTTCACCAGCAGCTTCGAAGACCTCATCGCCGAGTTCGGCGGCGGCGAACCGGCCGCGAACTCCGCGCCACCGATGGCTTCGCGGCCGTACGTGCTCACCACCAGGCCGCAGCACGGGCTCGCGTCGACCGTGGTCACCATGGGCGATCTCGACGGGGCCACCGAGGGCATCAACGAAGCCGGGCTCGTGGTGGCGCTGCTGCTCGCCGACGTCACTGGCGTCGAGCCGCCGTCCGCGACCACCCCGCTCGCCGGGCTCGGCGTGATGCAGGTGCCGAGGTACCTGCTCGACACCTGCGAAGACGTGGAGCAGGCCGAGATCGCGTTGCGAACCGCGAAGCTGTACGACCACGGCGTCGGCATCCACTACCTCGTCGCCGACGCGTCCGGCCGCTCGTTCGTCTGGGAACGCGGCGCGCGCGACGCCGAGTACGTGCTCACCGGCGACGGCCCGCTGTGCGTCACGAACCACCCGCTGCACCGCTACCCGGACGTCGCGGACCTGCCCGCCGACACCGACGAGTCGATGCACACCTACGAACGCGCGCGCACGCTCACGAAGAACACCGGCGACGGCGCGGTTTCCGGCGCTTCGCTGCGCGCGGCGATGGACTCCGTCGCCATGCCCGCGACGCCCGGCGCGCCGTGGCGCACGCTGTGGCGTTCGGTGTTCGACCACGACGCCAGGACCATGTCCACGCGGTTCTACCTCGGTGACTCCTCGGACGAAACCGCGCGGTACAGCGAAGAAGTGAGCTTTCGGCCATGA
- a CDS encoding MFS transporter: MSDVSARRRWSALAVCCLAQLLITLDLTVLHLAVPKLLEDLRPTATEFLWITDIYGFTLAGFLVTMGNLGDRIGRKKLLLIGSTVFGAASLATAFAPNVELLITARALLGVSAATLMPSTLSIVRNVFTDAKQRTMAIGLWSGVAILGIGFGPVIAGFLLSYFWWGSVFLVNVPVVAVLVLAGAFVLPESRNPKPGRLDAGSVVLSIAGMIAIVYTIKEIAHRGFGHADVLIAAIAGVTALALFVRRQRHLAEPLIDVKLFRQRAFSATVGVTLVAMFVQLATSLATAQYFQLVLGWSPIRSGLAGLPGMAGALAGGALCGLVVSKIGRAATVAIGCALSAAGFLGLAQVGVDTGYPYVAAVMVVFGAGVASTLTVATDTVLGAVPKERAGAASAISETANELGAALGIAILGSVLTAVYRSRLDLPGFPDSAKETLGSTVAFAQQLPAAGPVIRHAQEAFMTGLQTTMYVSAGLLAVLGVVALIGLRGVPKVIEEPEPVAA, translated from the coding sequence ATGAGCGACGTATCCGCGCGGCGGAGATGGTCCGCGCTCGCCGTCTGCTGCCTCGCCCAGCTGCTCATCACGCTCGACCTGACCGTGCTGCACCTCGCGGTGCCCAAACTGCTCGAAGACCTCCGCCCCACCGCGACGGAATTCCTGTGGATCACCGACATCTACGGGTTCACCCTCGCCGGTTTCCTGGTCACGATGGGAAATCTCGGCGACCGGATCGGCCGCAAGAAGCTCCTGCTGATCGGTTCGACGGTGTTCGGCGCCGCGTCGCTCGCCACCGCGTTCGCGCCGAACGTGGAGCTGCTCATCACCGCACGCGCGCTGCTCGGCGTCTCGGCGGCGACATTGATGCCGTCGACGCTTTCGATCGTCCGCAACGTGTTCACCGACGCCAAGCAGCGCACCATGGCCATCGGGCTGTGGAGCGGGGTGGCGATCCTCGGCATCGGGTTCGGCCCGGTGATCGCCGGGTTCCTGCTGTCGTACTTCTGGTGGGGCTCGGTGTTCCTGGTGAACGTGCCCGTGGTGGCGGTGCTCGTGCTCGCCGGTGCCTTCGTGCTGCCGGAGTCGCGGAACCCGAAGCCGGGCAGGCTCGACGCGGGCAGTGTCGTGCTCTCGATCGCGGGCATGATCGCGATCGTCTACACCATCAAGGAAATCGCCCACCGCGGTTTCGGGCACGCGGACGTGCTGATCGCCGCGATCGCCGGGGTGACCGCGCTGGCGCTGTTCGTGCGGCGCCAGCGGCACCTCGCCGAACCGCTCATCGACGTGAAACTGTTCAGGCAGCGGGCGTTCAGCGCGACCGTCGGCGTCACGCTCGTCGCGATGTTCGTGCAGCTCGCGACCTCCCTGGCCACCGCGCAGTACTTCCAGCTCGTGCTGGGCTGGTCGCCGATCCGGTCCGGGCTCGCCGGGCTGCCTGGCATGGCGGGCGCGCTGGCGGGCGGCGCGCTGTGCGGGCTCGTGGTGTCGAAGATCGGGCGCGCCGCGACCGTGGCGATCGGCTGCGCCCTGTCCGCGGCCGGGTTCCTCGGGCTCGCGCAGGTCGGCGTCGACACCGGCTACCCGTACGTCGCCGCGGTGATGGTGGTCTTCGGCGCCGGGGTGGCGAGCACCCTGACCGTCGCCACCGACACCGTGCTCGGCGCCGTCCCGAAGGAACGCGCCGGTGCCGCGTCGGCGATCTCGGAAACCGCCAACGAACTGGGCGCGGCACTGGGCATCGCGATCCTCGGCAGCGTACTGACCGCGGTCTACCGGTCGCGGCTCGATCTGCCCGGCTTTCCCGACAGCGCAAAGGAAACACTCGGCAGCACCGTCGCCTTCGCCCAGCAGCTCCCCGCCGCGGGCCCCGTGATCCGGCACGCGCAGGAGGCGTTCATGACCGGCCTGCAAACCACGATGTACGTCTCCGCTGGCCTCCTCGCGGTGCTGGGCGTGGTCGCGCTGATCGGGCTGCGGGGCGTGCCGAAGGTGATCGAAGAACCCGAACCGGTGGCCGCCTGA
- a CDS encoding DUF4262 domain-containing protein, whose translation MRSKSVSCRCPVCRDEAEWSGQPLARWFRHVRGEIAERGWSVTTHTYGGSPVGYTLGLWHSYRFPEMAIFGLDKAESTEVLELVATGAAASREPIPAGQLVDLVEMPGAGLRLRQVDPSWTWSVLALARQFYSGAPEVPFLQLNWADDDGRFPGDEGFDERLAGLQPMMWLAADEHPEGRWTEID comes from the coding sequence GTGCGCTCGAAATCCGTCTCCTGCCGTTGTCCCGTTTGCCGAGATGAAGCCGAGTGGAGCGGCCAGCCGCTCGCCCGGTGGTTCCGCCATGTGCGCGGCGAGATCGCCGAGCGCGGATGGTCGGTGACGACGCATACCTACGGCGGCTCCCCGGTCGGTTACACGCTGGGGTTGTGGCATTCCTACCGCTTCCCGGAGATGGCGATCTTCGGTCTCGACAAGGCGGAGAGCACGGAAGTGCTGGAACTGGTCGCGACCGGCGCCGCGGCGAGCCGGGAACCGATACCGGCAGGCCAGCTCGTCGACCTCGTCGAGATGCCCGGTGCCGGGCTGCGCCTGCGGCAAGTGGACCCGAGCTGGACGTGGAGCGTGCTCGCCCTCGCGCGGCAGTTCTATTCGGGCGCACCGGAAGTGCCGTTCCTGCAACTGAACTGGGCCGACGACGACGGCAGGTTCCCCGGCGACGAGGGGTTCGACGAACGGCTCGCCGGCCTCCAGCCGATGATGTGGCTGGCGGCCGACGAGCACCCGGAGGGCCGCTGGACCGAAATCGACTAG
- a CDS encoding nuclear transport factor 2 family protein, whose protein sequence is METTDRYRKAAETGDVDLALSTFADNVVLRSPLTNRVRFTGHDQLRDLLAVAFEHLEDVRFHTDVGDEHTRVVVYRATVRGEDVEEATLLKLEDGLIVEATLFVRTLPGAVAMMDAFGPGIARRNGRPWAARVLSVLSKPLLGMVRSGDRFAVPLAGPKR, encoded by the coding sequence ATGGAAACCACGGATCGGTACCGGAAAGCCGCTGAGACCGGTGATGTCGACTTGGCGCTCTCGACCTTCGCGGACAACGTCGTCCTGCGCTCGCCGTTGACGAACCGCGTCCGCTTCACCGGCCACGACCAGCTCAGGGATCTGCTGGCGGTCGCGTTCGAACACCTCGAAGACGTGCGCTTCCACACCGACGTCGGCGACGAGCACACGCGCGTCGTGGTCTATCGCGCCACGGTGCGCGGCGAGGACGTCGAAGAAGCGACCCTGCTGAAGCTCGAAGACGGCTTGATCGTCGAGGCCACGCTGTTCGTGCGAACGCTTCCCGGCGCGGTCGCGATGATGGACGCGTTCGGCCCCGGAATCGCGCGCCGCAACGGGCGGCCGTGGGCGGCGCGCGTGCTTTCCGTGCTGAGCAAACCACTTCTGGGCATGGTGCGGAGCGGCGACCGGTTCGCCGTCCCGCTCGCCGGACCGAAGCGCTAG